A DNA window from Polyodon spathula isolate WHYD16114869_AA chromosome 36, ASM1765450v1, whole genome shotgun sequence contains the following coding sequences:
- the lim2.1 gene encoding lens intrinsic membrane protein 2.1 — protein MYSFMGGGLFCAGIGNILLIVSTATDYWMQYRHSGNYMHQGLWKYCVTGKCYSHTDSIAYWDAARAFMILSLLACFFGIIIGILAFIHYSSFDRFDKTFAAGILFFISCIFALLAMAVYTGVTVNYYGKGYGYWRFSWSYITGWVAVILMFFSGIFYVCAYRMNECPRSTSSH, from the exons ATGTACAGCTTTATGGGCGGAGGGCTGTTCTGTGCAGGCATAGGGAATATACTCTTGATTGTTTCCACAGCAACAGATTACTGGATGCAGTACCGACACTCTGGCAACTACATGCACCAGGGGCTATGGAAGTACTGTGTGACTGGAAAATGCTACAGTCACACCGACAGCATTG CTTACTGGGATGCTGCCCGGGCTTTCATGATTCTCTCCTTACTGGCCTGCTTCTTTGGTATCATCATTGGCATCCTAGCGTTCATCCACTACTCCTCCTTCGACAGGTTCGACAAAACCTTTGCAGCTGGCATTCTTTTCTTCATTTCAT GCATCTTTGCATTGCTGGCTATGGCAGTGTACACTGGGGTGACAGTGAATTACTATGGTAAGGGGTATGGCTATTGGAGGTTTTCCTGGTCTTACATCACTGGTTGGGTGGCGGTCATCCTCATGTTCTTCTCAG GGATCTTCTACGTGTGTGCCTACCGTATGAACGAGTGTCCCAGAAGCACAAGCTCACACTAG
- the bsx gene encoding brain-specific homeobox protein homolog → MNLNFTSPAHPMPSQRPTSFFIEDILLHKPKPLREVFPSPFHSLASRVPLLEYGYPLMPTPILAPHPHHHLHKPDHHPYFLTSPGMHVPALFQHHPEIPGKHCRRRKARTVFSDSQLSGLEKRFEVQRYLSTPERVELASTLSLSETQVKTWFQNRRMKHKKQLRKTIEEQKSPNDLDPSQEHNSGETEGSEKFSSEVKTICNQDSYISEDNEDDVDIEDDDVCSQEHLL, encoded by the exons ATGAATCTAAATTTCACGTCTCCGGCCCATCCAATGCCCTCTCAGAGGCCAACATCATTCTTTATTGAAGATATTTTGTTGCATAAGCCCAAGCCTTTACGAGAAGTATTTCCATCACCCTTCCACTCATTGGCATCGAGGGTACCTCTTCTGGAGTACGGGTACCCCCTCATGCCAACGCCGATACTGGCACCACACCCGCATCACCATCTTCACAAGCCGGACCATCACCCTTATTTCTTAACATCGCCTG GTATGCATGTCCCGGCCTTATTTCAGCACCACCCCGAGATACCCGGAAAGCACTGCCGACGGCGTAAAGCCAGAACGGTCTTTTCAGACTCTCAGCTTTCGGGTCTGGAGAAGAGATTTGAGGTCCAGCGGTATCTCTCTACCCCCGAACGAGTAGAGCTGGCTTCCACCCTCAGCCTATCAGAAACACAG GTAAAAACGTGGTTTCAGAACAGAAGGATGAAGCACAAAAAACAGCTGAGGAAAACAATCGAGGAACAAAAAAGCCCGAACGATCTGGACCCGAGCCAGGAGCACAACTCCGGCGAAACGGAAGGCAGCGAGAAATTCTCTTCCGAAGTAAAGACTATTTGCAACCAGGACTCGTACATCTCGGAGGACAACGAAGACGATGTTGACATCGAAGATGACGATGTTTGCTCCCAGGAGCATTTGTTATAA